One window from the genome of Treponema sp. OMZ 838 encodes:
- the murB gene encoding UDP-N-acetylmuramate dehydrogenase: protein MFNLGEKEKKNSFPVKFCDIIQKNVKLSSFTSFKIGGNADIYIRPSSQDELAAALTFIHAERIPAILLGGGSNLLIPDEGIRGAVIHTCRLNKILLVESAGHLFVQAEAGSLVQDLTEFCAEHGLTGLEDFAGLPGTVGGAVFMNARCYEKSISDVLFSVSALYFSEKGCTLQEYNCRKEDWGYKQSPFQPSNKRYAAIDGNRPVIVSATFGVEQGDAILIRNIMESRITDRTSKGHFKLPSAGSVFKNNHAFGKPSGQLIDEAGLRGLRIGDAQVAPWHGNFIVNTGSATARDIVELIEAVQRQVKDRTGFELEPEIIFAG from the coding sequence ATGTTTAATCTAGGAGAAAAAGAGAAAAAAAACAGTTTCCCTGTTAAATTCTGTGATATAATACAAAAAAACGTAAAATTGAGTTCATTTACGAGTTTCAAAATCGGTGGAAATGCCGATATATATATTAGGCCTTCATCTCAGGATGAATTGGCAGCGGCACTGACGTTTATTCATGCGGAACGCATACCGGCAATACTATTAGGCGGTGGCAGCAACCTGTTAATTCCGGATGAAGGAATACGGGGAGCCGTTATCCATACCTGTAGATTAAATAAAATCCTGCTGGTGGAATCTGCAGGCCACCTGTTTGTTCAAGCGGAAGCCGGATCGCTCGTGCAAGATCTAACGGAATTCTGCGCGGAGCACGGCCTTACCGGGTTGGAAGATTTTGCCGGGCTTCCCGGAACGGTGGGAGGGGCAGTCTTTATGAACGCCCGTTGTTACGAAAAATCGATTTCCGATGTATTATTTTCCGTATCGGCGTTGTATTTTTCTGAAAAAGGCTGCACATTGCAGGAATATAATTGCCGTAAAGAAGATTGGGGCTATAAACAATCGCCGTTTCAACCGTCAAATAAACGATACGCAGCGATTGATGGTAACCGACCGGTAATTGTTTCCGCAACGTTTGGAGTTGAACAAGGAGATGCGATACTCATCCGTAACATAATGGAGAGCCGCATTACGGACAGAACGTCGAAGGGACACTTTAAACTCCCTTCGGCAGGGAGCGTGTTTAAAAATAATCATGCATTCGGAAAACCATCCGGTCAGCTGATAGATGAGGCCGGCTTACGCGGTCTGCGAATAGGAGACGCCCAGGTGGCGCCGTGGCATGGGAATTTTATTGTGAATACCGGTTCCGCAACTGCACGGGATATTGTGGAACTCATTGAGGCAGTTCAAAGACAGGTGAAAGATAGAACCGGTTTTGAACTTGAACCGGAGATCATTTTTGCCGGATAA
- a CDS encoding cysteine--tRNA ligase, which yields MSLRIYNTLGHKIEDFVPVDPKKVGFYGCGPTVYNYAHIGNLRAYVFQDTLSRLLRFLGYPVTHVMNITDIGHLSGDADDGEDKMVKTAKERGQSVLEIADFYTQAFFKDTERLNIRRPDVVCKATEHVSDMIELIKRIEANGHTYSAGGNLYYDIMTFPKYGELASINLEDLKAGARIEVDENKRNPHDFVLWFTKSKFENQALVWDSPWGRGYPGWHIECSAMSMKYLGEQFDIHTGGIDHIRIHHTNEIAQSEGATGKKWVKYWLHNEFLVMNKGKMSKSTGDFITLDKVIEAGYAPLDYRFLLLGGHYRSQLTFSWEAMETAKNARKNLEQRISNLLTEAKTFPDFPCGGLTAEQSIALLHTEKARGCFTDFVHALEEDISTPRALSVLQLAVKDKELDASEAVTLIRIFDTVLALHLIEEAEALHTGTESVDNAEEIERLVAERTEAKKNKDFKRADEIRNVLKDRGIALEDTANGTLWRKM from the coding sequence ATGAGTTTACGCATATATAACACATTGGGGCATAAAATAGAGGACTTTGTGCCGGTTGATCCGAAAAAGGTGGGCTTCTACGGTTGCGGTCCGACTGTATATAACTATGCGCATATCGGTAACTTGCGGGCGTATGTATTCCAAGATACGCTGTCGCGCCTGCTGCGTTTTTTAGGGTATCCGGTAACCCATGTGATGAATATAACCGATATCGGTCATCTTTCGGGAGACGCCGATGACGGTGAAGATAAGATGGTTAAGACAGCGAAGGAGCGCGGACAGAGTGTGTTGGAGATTGCCGATTTTTACACTCAAGCGTTCTTTAAGGATACCGAACGGCTTAACATCCGCCGTCCCGATGTCGTATGCAAGGCCACCGAACATGTATCCGATATGATAGAGCTGATCAAACGGATTGAAGCGAATGGACACACGTATTCGGCAGGCGGGAATCTCTACTATGATATTATGACCTTTCCAAAATATGGAGAACTTGCGTCGATTAATCTTGAAGACCTCAAGGCAGGCGCACGCATCGAAGTGGATGAAAATAAGCGGAATCCGCATGATTTTGTGCTCTGGTTTACCAAGAGCAAGTTTGAAAATCAAGCTCTAGTGTGGGATTCTCCGTGGGGTAGGGGATATCCGGGCTGGCATATCGAGTGTTCCGCCATGAGTATGAAGTATCTAGGCGAGCAGTTTGATATTCATACGGGCGGTATCGATCATATCCGTATTCACCATACAAACGAGATAGCCCAGTCGGAAGGGGCAACCGGCAAAAAATGGGTAAAATATTGGCTCCATAACGAATTTTTGGTGATGAACAAGGGGAAAATGTCCAAGTCTACCGGCGATTTTATCACCTTAGATAAGGTGATTGAGGCGGGGTATGCGCCGCTCGATTACCGTTTCCTGTTGCTGGGTGGACATTACCGCAGTCAGCTTACCTTTTCGTGGGAAGCGATGGAAACGGCAAAGAATGCGCGTAAAAACCTTGAACAAAGGATTTCCAATCTGCTGACTGAAGCAAAAACGTTTCCCGATTTCCCCTGTGGCGGTCTAACAGCCGAACAATCGATTGCGCTGCTCCATACCGAAAAAGCACGCGGTTGTTTTACGGACTTTGTGCATGCGCTTGAAGAAGATATTTCGACACCGCGTGCACTTTCCGTGCTGCAGCTGGCCGTTAAAGATAAGGAGCTCGATGCAAGTGAAGCTGTTACGTTAATTCGTATTTTCGATACGGTACTTGCCTTACATTTAATAGAAGAAGCAGAAGCGCTTCATACCGGCACCGAATCAGTCGATAATGCAGAAGAAATCGAACGCTTGGTTGCTGAACGGACGGAAGCGAAAAAGAATAAAGACTTTAAACGGGCGGATGAAATCCGTAACGTGCTGAAAGATCGTGGAATTGCTTTAGAAGATACGGCAAACGGAACGCTGTGGCGTAAGATGTAA
- a CDS encoding RNA polymerase sigma factor has protein sequence MFDELAPLDALSDKDFKTIYDAVIPALYKVAYNVVREEDAAEDLCHDALIKMTEKEMKFPSLNDAKYWLIRVVKNAALNYAKRRVLERKVYTRAFKEDQRKIDSGETALLKDETIQDVQHALEQLPEKLRIALQLREYTELNYKEIGRILGISEGNVKVRIFRAREYLAKVIGEDNVYMP, from the coding sequence TTGTTTGATGAATTAGCGCCGTTAGATGCGCTTTCCGATAAGGATTTTAAAACCATTTATGATGCGGTAATACCGGCACTGTACAAGGTTGCCTATAATGTTGTACGGGAAGAAGATGCTGCTGAAGACCTGTGCCATGATGCGCTGATTAAGATGACGGAAAAGGAGATGAAATTTCCGTCGTTAAATGATGCAAAGTATTGGCTTATCAGAGTGGTAAAAAATGCAGCGCTGAACTATGCGAAACGGCGAGTGCTGGAGCGGAAAGTATATACGCGTGCCTTTAAAGAAGATCAGCGTAAAATAGACTCCGGTGAGACTGCGCTCTTGAAAGATGAAACAATTCAAGATGTACAGCATGCATTGGAGCAATTGCCTGAAAAACTGCGGATAGCACTACAGCTTCGTGAATATACCGAGTTGAATTATAAGGAGATTGGACGTATCCTTGGTATTAGCGAAGGAAATGTGAAAGTCCGTATTTTCCGTGCACGGGAATATTTAGCAAAAGTTATAGGAGAAGATAATGTCTACATGCCCTAA
- a CDS encoding anti-sigma factor: protein MSTCPNKDLLSAYIDGEILFPWKGTIEQHLQQCATCKKIYGQYMMVHRYMQKPTAEAEFDAGDSFAKLLEKRNAVLQNKSQTQKRRWALSSGERWFSSSIRIPVSAAAAAILVFVFLPLILFFKVEHTINSVAAAQSSFTPIIPVSLEKQKPITEIDYGITQTSGTQNYAVSTKAVNTNAKFFTVGEFTRLYSKDENLFQPVESTVDLKISSSSFPLSSEYQSLYIIADPNIRISNR from the coding sequence ATGTCTACATGCCCTAATAAAGATCTTTTGTCTGCTTATATCGACGGTGAAATTCTGTTCCCTTGGAAAGGAACAATAGAACAGCATTTACAGCAATGTGCTACATGCAAAAAAATATACGGTCAATATATGATGGTGCACCGTTATATGCAAAAACCAACGGCCGAAGCGGAGTTTGATGCGGGGGATTCTTTTGCTAAATTGCTTGAAAAGCGAAATGCCGTATTACAGAATAAATCGCAAACCCAAAAACGGCGATGGGCATTAAGCTCAGGTGAACGGTGGTTTTCGTCTTCCATTCGCATTCCTGTTTCTGCCGCCGCAGCCGCTATTCTGGTTTTTGTCTTTTTGCCGCTTATATTATTCTTCAAAGTAGAACATACTATCAATTCAGTTGCTGCGGCTCAGTCTTCTTTTACTCCGATTATTCCCGTTTCGCTTGAGAAACAAAAGCCTATTACCGAGATAGATTACGGCATTACCCAAACAAGCGGTACTCAAAACTATGCCGTATCGACTAAAGCAGTGAATACTAATGCTAAGTTCTTTACGGTCGGTGAATTTACCCGTTTGTATTCAAAAGATGAAAATTTATTTCAGCCGGTTGAATCTACAGTCGATCTTAAAATTTCTTCTTCGTCGTTTCCGCTTTCATCGGAGTATCAATCGCTTTATATCATCGCTGATCCCAATATAAGAATAAGCAATCGATGA
- a CDS encoding transglutaminase domain-containing protein produces the protein MKLFYLIRKYPFFRFLIFSFVIGGIVAGIIFFSRSTIRSNVITAVSPQVTVPGERVTVAGKNFGQPSIHSWLMIGNDRIKSDRCIEWTDTRIVFEAPDTLYEDMLYVVTKNKQGNAVMLVNQTVFPVSSKRTADENLPFIDSLETDSGNVGDLISIHGKNFGHARNNSVVLFTGMQNAIYAQNTAKEAVLTGAECSESDFDYEFWSDRELRIRVPDAADTGNVVIITEAGMSNPVAFRLKNKYGTKTYTNTRTYRLVSEVEISDFLAETPNTFFLQIPLPQKMETQRTVTINSVQPEPFVPSYQGASIYRFHNVESGSKIQIRQEYSVSRSIVETNVNVASLRRTEQNNPLLYAAYTESDDFLPADNAVIKKICRQIVGSETNPYNKARRIYTFLTSEIKARESSAADAGRSILTALEEKNGSAYDLALLFCTLARAAGVPAIPAAGLLVDQEQKAVLHWWAAFYINGFGWVPVDPALASGIPFDTGIADKGRWYFGNLDAYHIAFSRGYQNQAPMLPNGKTTEKVRSYAFRSIWEEATPNISGYSALWRIPKITGVY, from the coding sequence ATGAAGCTTTTTTATCTCATAAGAAAGTATCCCTTTTTTCGCTTTCTTATTTTTTCATTTGTTATCGGCGGTATAGTAGCCGGTATTATTTTCTTTTCTCGATCTACCATTCGTTCCAATGTTATTACAGCCGTGTCTCCTCAAGTGACCGTGCCGGGTGAACGCGTTACTGTAGCAGGTAAGAATTTTGGACAGCCTTCAATCCATTCGTGGCTTATGATCGGCAATGACAGAATTAAATCCGACCGGTGTATTGAATGGACTGATACGAGGATCGTTTTTGAAGCACCTGATACTCTCTATGAAGATATGCTGTACGTAGTGACTAAGAATAAGCAAGGAAATGCAGTCATGTTGGTGAATCAGACTGTTTTTCCGGTTAGTTCAAAACGTACCGCAGACGAAAATCTTCCGTTTATCGACTCTTTGGAGACCGATTCGGGCAATGTGGGGGATCTGATTTCCATTCACGGCAAAAACTTCGGTCATGCGCGTAATAATTCGGTTGTACTATTTACAGGAATGCAGAATGCCATTTACGCACAAAATACTGCAAAAGAAGCGGTGTTGACCGGGGCCGAATGCAGCGAATCGGATTTTGATTACGAATTTTGGAGCGATCGTGAGTTGCGGATACGGGTACCCGATGCCGCGGATACGGGAAATGTCGTGATTATTACCGAAGCGGGGATGAGTAATCCTGTAGCGTTCCGGTTGAAAAACAAATACGGTACAAAAACCTATACGAATACGAGGACATATCGTCTTGTTTCCGAAGTTGAAATTTCCGATTTTCTGGCAGAGACGCCGAATACCTTCTTTTTGCAGATACCGTTGCCGCAAAAAATGGAAACACAGCGTACCGTTACTATTAATTCCGTCCAACCGGAGCCGTTTGTACCCTCATATCAGGGTGCGAGTATTTACCGTTTTCATAATGTTGAATCCGGCAGTAAAATACAGATCCGGCAGGAATACAGCGTATCCCGCAGTATAGTTGAAACGAATGTTAATGTTGCGTCTCTCAGGAGGACGGAGCAAAATAATCCGCTTTTGTATGCCGCATATACCGAATCAGATGATTTCCTTCCTGCCGATAACGCAGTAATTAAAAAGATATGCCGGCAGATTGTCGGCTCTGAAACGAACCCTTATAATAAAGCACGGCGTATCTACACCTTTTTAACCTCCGAGATAAAAGCACGGGAAAGCAGCGCGGCAGATGCAGGACGATCTATTCTTACTGCCTTGGAAGAGAAAAACGGCAGTGCCTATGATCTTGCATTGCTGTTTTGTACGCTTGCCCGCGCTGCGGGGGTGCCGGCTATTCCGGCGGCCGGACTATTGGTTGATCAGGAGCAGAAAGCTGTGCTGCATTGGTGGGCAGCATTCTATATAAACGGTTTCGGCTGGGTTCCCGTTGATCCTGCCCTTGCGTCCGGCATTCCTTTTGATACCGGTATCGCTGATAAGGGAAGATGGTATTTCGGTAATTTGGATGCCTATCACATTGCGTTTTCTCGTGGGTATCAAAATCAAGCACCAATGCTGCCGAACGGTAAAACGACGGAAAAAGTTCGGAGCTATGCCTTTCGGTCTATTTGGGAAGAAGCAACGCCGAATATCAGCGGCTACAGTGCACTCTGGCGGATCCCGAAGATAACAGGCGTATACTAA